CAGAGCCGGGGCGGCGAAGAGGAGGGCGGCGGCGAGAAGAACGTTGCGGATCATCGCTGAAACTCCCGAATGTCGAGACCGCGTCTCGATGGGACGGAGCTTTGCGCAAACCGGCTTAACGCGGGCTGAGAGCGGCGTTCATCGGGCGTTTAGACGAGAGGGAGCGCTAGCGATTTTTCGTCAGGCAGGCGGGCTCCGCCGGCAGGCAGGCGATCCCGGCCATGGAGCAATCGGGCCCCTCCGCGCCGCGCGCGCAGACGATGCAGCCGTCGGTCCATTGGGGGCAGTCGGGGTGGTCGTCGCCGAAGGCGGGAACCGGCTTTTGCCGGGCGGGGGACGCAGCGGGGCTCTCGCCCGGCCCCGCAGCCTCCGCCCGGGCGGCGGCGAGGAGCATCAGCAGCGCGGCGAGACGGATCATTCCTTCTCGCCGACCCGCTTCACCGCGCCGAAGCCCTTCGCCTCCATGGCGAGATGCAGTCTGTTCTGCAGGCCGTTGTCGTCGCCCTTTACGAGCAAAGCGGCGTTGTCGGCGAGGGCGTCGCAAAGCGCCTCGACCCAGCCTTCCTCGCTCTTGGCGAAATCGTTGAGCACATAGCCATGCACGAGCGACTTGTCGCCAGGATGGCCGATGCCCATCCGCACGCGCTTATAGTCGTTGCCGACATGGGCGGTGATGGAGCGCAACCCGTTATGGCCCGCGACGCCGCCGCCGACCTTGACGCGGCATTTTGCCGGCGCGAGGTCGAGCTCGTCGTGAAAGACGACGATGTCGCCGACGGGAATCTTATGGAAGCGCGCGGCCTCGCCGACCGAGCGGCCGCTTTCGTTCATATAGGTCTGCGGCTCGAGCAGCAGCACTTTCTCGCCGCCGATATTGCCCTCGCTGACGAGGCCCTGATAGCGCGAGCGCGCGGTCGCGAAGCCGTGGCGGCGCGCAATGGCCTCGATGGCCATGAAGCCGATATTGTGCCGGTTCTTTGCGTATTGGCGGCCAGGATTGCCGAGGCCGACGAAGAGCAGCATGGGGGAATCCTGGCTCTCGGGATTTCCTTCTCCCGCTCGCGGGGGAAGGTGTCGCGCCGGAGGCGTGACGGATGAGGGCCCTCACCCGACCCCTGCTGACGCAGGGGCCACCCTCTCCCGCATAGGGCGTCTTAGAGACGCCCGTCCTTTGACGGGCTTTGCGGGAGAGGGAGTTCTCGAAATTACTTCTTGCCCTTGGCC
The nucleotide sequence above comes from Methylocystis parvus OBBP. Encoded proteins:
- the pth gene encoding aminoacyl-tRNA hydrolase; translation: MLLFVGLGNPGRQYAKNRHNIGFMAIEAIARRHGFATARSRYQGLVSEGNIGGEKVLLLEPQTYMNESGRSVGEAARFHKIPVGDIVVFHDELDLAPAKCRVKVGGGVAGHNGLRSITAHVGNDYKRVRMGIGHPGDKSLVHGYVLNDFAKSEEGWVEALCDALADNAALLVKGDDNGLQNRLHLAMEAKGFGAVKRVGEKE